In Pedosphaera parvula Ellin514, the sequence TTGTCAGGGAGTAAGTGCATTCTCCGGATGCACTTCTCCTATTTTTACCGTATCGAATCCAAAAGTCTGTGGTATCCGTCGAACTTGGAGTAGGGTGACCGAATATCCACCTTTGACCAGAACGTTTTTGAGCTCCTCCAGTTCCGATTCCTCGAACCGGTATCCCAGGTAAATCTCCTGCAAGGTTTCTTTGGGGAAGGGGACTTTCTGCGGTTCAGGGCCCGGTAAAACCAATCTCCATTCCTCCTGAAAGGCCCAGACCTTGGACTTGCAATAGGCCAGTGGTTCCATTGGCACTTCGGAATATCGGATGGGGCGGGAAGTCTCAAAGAAAGGATGTTTGGCATCAAAACTCAGGCAAATCCCGCGATGATCCTCTCCATAGAGTGCCCACATTAATTCATTGTTCCAGTTCTCCGCTAAACAAAACATCCGCGAATGCTTGTGCTCTTCTTCAACGGCCCCTCTCCATTCCTTGTGGTTGCTGGGGTTAAACTCCTGTCGTAAGTCCGGCATTCCATTCGCGCACTGACGTTCTCCTGCAAATGTCTGAGGCTGCCGGGAAGGGATGGTTGAGCTGGCTCCCGCCAACTCTCTCCTGGGCTGGATGTCCTGCGGATCGTCAAAGTCGTCCGGCAGTGAGAAATAGAGGTAACCGGCTTCCAAAGCTTCCCTAGTGGCCTGCTTTAGCACATAGCCGTTTCCCTCCTGTTTTAGAATCGGTGCCCATGAAGTAAATTTATAGAGTTTGGTTGGAACTCTGTTCGCCATAACATCTAAAATTTCCTCTGAACTGCCCCTCTTTCAAGCGGGGGAAATTCCTTAACTTGGCTCCATTTGCCGATCCCCATCAAAACTCTCAACTCAGCCGTTGACACTTACCTTCCCTTTGTTACCCTCGCCGCCTCAGATTTTCGCGGTTTTTCCCCAGAAAACTGAACGACGGTGTCCGAAAAACACAATTTATGGCTAAAGCAAAATACGTATATATCTTCGGCAATAAGAAAGCCGACGGCGACGGTTCCATGAAAGCCCTCCTGGGCGGCAAGGGAGCCAATCTCGCTGAAATGACCCGTATCGGCCTTCCAGTGCCTCCGGGATTCACCATCACCACTGAAGTCTGCACCTATTACTACGCCAACAAGCGGACTTATCCCAAGGAACTCCAGGCCCAAGTTGAAGCCGGCGTCGCCAACATGGAGAAGATCCTTGGCAAGAAATTCGGCGACCTGAACAAGCCCCTCCTCGTCGCTGTCCGTTCCGGTGCCCGCGATTCCATGCCCGGCATGATGGACACCATTTTGAACCTCGGTCTGAACGACCAGACGGTCATCGCGCTCGAAAAAGCCAGTGGCAACCCTCGCTTTGCCTGGGATTGCTATCGCCGCTTCATCCAGATGTATGGCGACGTCGTCATGGGCGTGCAAAAGCGCCCCGGTGAAGATCACGAACCATTCGAAATCGTCATCGACCAACTGAAGGAAGAGTTGTTCCCCGGCCAACACCACGTTGAAGATACCAAGATTGATGCCGAAGGCTTGAAGGAGTTGGTCAATCGCTTCAAAGCCCTCGTCAAGGACCGCACCGGCAAGGCTTTCCCCAATAATCCCTGGGACCAGTTGAAAGGCGCTGTCGGCGCTGTATTCGGTTCCTGGATGAATGACCGCGCCATGGTTTACCGCCGCAAATACGGCATCCCATCTGAATGGGGAACTGCTGTCAATGTGCAGGCGATGGTATTCGGTAACACCGGTCAGAACTCCGGTTCTGGCGTCGCTTTCACTCGGGACCCTGCTTCCGGCGAAAAAGTGTTCTACGGTGAATTCTTGATGAATGCCCAGGGCGAAGACGTCGTTGCCGGCGTTCGCACTCCTGAACCGGTTGCCCTGCTCAAGAATGAGCAGCCCAAGGCTTTCGCTGAACTCGAGAAAGTCCGCAAGACGCTTGAAAGCCACTTCAAGGACATGCAGGACTTCGAGTTCACCATCGAAGACGGCCAATTGTTCATGCTCCAGACCCGTAACGGCAAGCGCACCGGCCTCGCGGCTGTTCGTATCGCTGTCGAAATGGTCAAGGAAAAGCTTATCACCTGGGAAACCGCCATCACTCGCGTCCCTGCTGAACAACTCGATCAGGTGCTCGCGCCTGTCTTCGACCGCGCCGCTGTCAAGGCCGCCAAGGTAATCGCCAAGGGCTTGCCCGCCGGTCCTGGTGCTGCTTCCGGTCGTATCTATTTCAATGCTGACCGCGCCGTTCTCGCTGCTGAAGCCAAGGAAAAGGTTCTCCTCGTTCGCGTCGAAACCTCTCCGGAAGATCTTCGCGGTATGATCGCCGCTGAAGGCATCCTCACCGCTCGCGGTGGTGTCAGCTCGCACGCTGCGCTCGTTGCTCGTCAAATGGGTAAGGTTTGCGTTTGCGGCGCCAGTGCGCTGCATGTCGACTATGCCAACAAGATTCTCATTGTCGACGGTCAGGAGTTCAAAGAAGGGGATTACCTCTCCATCGACGGAACCCTCGGCGAAGTCTATGCCGGCGAACTCAAGACTGCCGCTTCTGAAATCGTTCAGGTGCTCGTCGAGAAATCGCTGGACGCCAAGGACAGCGCCACCTTCCGTAACTTCAAGCAATTGATGGACTGGTGCGCCAAGGCCACCAAGCTGCTGGTTCGCACCAATGCTGATTCTCCGGACCAGACTGCCAACGCCATCGCGTTCGGCGCTTCCGGCATTGGTCTCTGCCGCACGGAACACATGTTCTTCGAAGGCGATCGCATCGACGCCATGCGCGAAATGATTCTCGCCGAGAACACTGAAGATCGTAAGAAGGCTCTCGCCAAGTTGCTCCCATACCAACGCGAGGATTTCATCGGTATCTTCAAGGAACTCAAAGGCCTCCCGGCCACCATCCGTTTCCTCGATCCGCCCTTGCACGAATTCCTGCCGCACGAAGGCAGCCTGATCCGCGACCTGAGCGAAAAGATCGGTGTCACCCCGGAAAAGATCGCCAAGCGTGTCGCTGAACTCCATGAGTTCAACCCGATGCTCGGTCACCGCGGTTGCCGTCTCGGCATCGCTTATCCTGAGATCAGCGAAATGCAGGCCCGTGCGGTGTTCGAAGCCGCCGTCGAAGTGCAGAAGAAGGGTATCAAGGTCAAGCCCGAGATCATGATCCCGCTCGTCGGCTTCCCGAAGGAACTGCAACTCCAGATCGACGTGGTCAACCGCGTTGCTCAGGAAGTCGCGAAGGAAAAGAAGACCAAGTTGAACTACCTGGTCGGCACCATGATCGAAATTCCTCGCGCCGCACTTGTGGCCGATGATATCGCCAAGGACGCCCAGTTCTTCAGCTTCGGCACCAACGACCTCACTCAGACTACGCTCGGTATGAGCCGTGACGACTCCGGCTCCTTCCTGCCGAAATACGGCGAACTGGAAATCATCAAGAAGAATCCGTTCGCTTCCATCGATCAAACCGGTGTCGGCCGGCTTATGCAAATGGCTGTCGAACTCGGTCGCAAGACCCGCCCTGACATCAAGCTGGGCATCTGCGGTGAGCACGGTGGCGATCCGGATTCCGTCAAATTCTGTCATCGGATTGGCTTGAACTACGTCAGTTGTTCGCCTTTCCGCGTCCCTGTTGCCCGCCTGGCTGCCGCGCAAGCTGCACTCAGTGAGGCGAAAGCCGCCAAAACGGCTCCGAAGAAAAAGAAGAAGTAAACCAGACTCAGATTCACCCTAAACGAAAGGCAGCCGCCCGGAAAGCCGGGCGGCTGTTTTGTTTAATTTATATCGCTTGCTCAGGCTGAACCGTCGACTCTTGGGACGGAAGAGGTGGAGTCCTACTGCTGCAGCCGTCGCTCTTTGCGGGCCTTTTCCTTGCTCTTATGGTCCTGCCAGACGATGCTGCAAACCAGCCACAATCCACCACCGCCCGCGCTCAGGAAGCAAAGGATCGCCAATCCGGGATACCCAAAGATTCTGAACGTGGTCGGCACCTGCATCAGCAGCGCCGCACCCACGATCAGGGCCGCAAGTATTAGACCCGTCGTGATTCGATTTGCCACCTTCTGGAATCCTTCCAGGTAGAGGTGGCTTTCCGGCACCTTTACCTTTAGATTAAACTCTGCGCCTGCCACCGTATCCATGAATTTGTTGAGTCGGGCCGGCAACGCTCCCACAAACTCCCGCATTTCCAGGGCCGACGAGAGTATCTTGCCTTCGCTAAAAGTTTTCTTCATCCGCTGGTTCATCAGCTTGCCCGCATTGCGGCGAATCGATTCGTTCGGATCAAAGGCTGGATCCAGGATCCTCCCGACCTGATCGAGTTGGAGCAGTGTCTTTCCTAAAACCGACAATTCGGTCGGCACGAACAAACCATTCTCGCCGGCATTTCGGCCCAACTCCAGTATCGTTTGTCCCACATCAATTTGTTTAAGCGTGTTATCCAGTTGGTCCGCCACCAATTGACTGATGCGCCGGCGAAAATCCACTTCGTTGAATTCCTCGGAAGTTTCCCCGATCTCGATGGCGATGTCTGCCGCCTCTTCGCTGTGCCCCTCGCTCACAGCAATGAGAAGTTTTAACAATTTATCCTGCAACCTTGGGGCGATATGCCCCACCATCCCCAAATCCAGCAAGGCAATCCGGAAATCATTGGTCAGGAATACGTTGCCCGGGTGTGGATCGGCGTGGAATAGCCCGTCCACCAGCACCTGTTGCAAGTAAGCCTTGAAGAGCTCTTCAGCCAGAACGCAGCCATCAATATCCAGGTGTATCAAAGGGGAAAGCTCAGTGATTTTTTTTCCTTCGATCCGTTCCATGGTCAACACGCGATGTGTCGTGTAATCAGCGATCGGCTGTGGAACCTGAATGCGTTGAAACCTCTTTAAATTCTGTCCGAGGGTTTTCAGGTTGGAAGCCTCGCGCTCGTAATCCAGTTCATTGGTCAAAGTCTTCTGAAATTCCTCCAATACCCTGACCATTTGATACCGCCGTCCCAACTTCGTATGGCGCTCAAAGAAATTGGCAATCTCCTGCAACGCCGCGAAATCCTCCGAAATTTGCTTGCGGATATGTGGACGTTGAACTTTCACCACCACCGGACGACCGTCTCTAAGTTCGGCTCGATGAACCTGGCCCAGCGAAGCCGCGGCAATCGGTTCCGAATCAAATCGTGTAAATGCCTTGGAGATTCTTACCCCCAACTCGCTCTCGACGATTTCTTCCACTTCGGCATAAGAGAAGGGTTTCACTTTATCCTGTAAGCGGCTTAGCGCTTTTAAATGTCGTTCAGGTAATAAGTCCGGACGACCTGCCAGCAATTGTCCAAGCTTCACGAATGTCGGTCCCATCGCCTCTAAATCATTGGGCAATTCCTCCTCAGACGCTGGTTGTGCTGCCTCCACACGTTCCTCGTCCTCCAGAGCATCATCGAGACCGAATTTCGACACCATGCTGGTATTTCCGTACTTAAGCAAAAGCATGGCAATATCTTTGTAACGTTTGAGATAATGTGGCGCGATTTTCATGGCTGGATTCCTTCGGCAGGTTTATTCGAACAATGTGTCGACGTCCTTCGAGCGTGGAATCGCCTCCGAAACTTCAACTCAAGCATATCGAAACCGCGCTTGGCCGACAAAACTGCCATGCTCTGACTATGAACTCCTGTGTAATAAAGTGGCATGGGGTAATTCCCTGCTTCCGTCTTAACCTAAACAGGTTGCAGCATTATTCTTTCTTTGAGGCCAGGCTGCGGATATGCTCCTGTTATGAAGAAGGCAGGAAGGTCGGCAGTTTACGCTGGCAGTTTTGACCCACTGACGGTCGGACATGTTTGGATGATTGAGCAGGGGGCCAGTTTGTTTGACGAACTGGTGGTGGCCATCGGCGACAATCCAGATAAGCAATACGCGTTTACCCTCGAAGACCGTTTGCAAATGCTCCGCAGTTCCACCAAGCAATTTCGTAATATCAAAATTGACTGCTTTTCCAATCAATTCCTGATCTCCTACGCGCAATCGATTGGTGCCCATTTCATCCTGCGCGGGGTGCGTTCTCAAACCGATTATGAATACGAACGCGTCATGCGGAATATCAACGGTGATCTGGATCAACAGATTACCACGATTTTTCTCATGCCACCCCGCGGGATTGCTGAGGTCAGCTCAAGTATGGTTAAAGGTCTTATCGGTCCGGAAGGCTGGGAGAAGATTGTGAAGGATTATGTGCCCAAGGCCGTGTTCGATCGGCTCGTAAAAAACTACCATGGCCAATCCAAGTCAAAGTAGGTGGTCCGAACTTTGGCAACGCCTGGGCGGGCAGGGCGATGGCTCGGTTATTTATGAGGATCTCTTCAAACGCTATCATGAACCTCACCGCGCCTATCATAACTTTGCTCACATCGAGCAATGCCTTCTCGAATTTGGTTCCTTACGATCTCTCGCCTCCAATCCGGATGCCATCGAACTCGCGATCTGGTTTCACGATGCCGTTTATGACACGCACGCTAAAGACAATGAAGAGCTGAGCGCGGAACTGGCCGTTGACGTAATGCAGTCTGCCGCCATCCCCGCTTCCTTAATTCAAACTGTCTCCAACTTGATCCTCGCCACCAAACACGCTGCGATGCCTGCTGACCCTGACGCGGCACTGTTCGTGGATGTGGACCTGTCCATTTTAGGGCAATCGGCAGAGAAGTTTGACGAATACGAGTTCCAAATTCGTCAGGAGTACAACTGGGTGGAGTCGAAAGCTTTCATCGAAGGCCGATCAAGAATTCTTGAAATATTCGTGAAGCGCCCCCGGATTTATTCAACAGAATGTTTCCATCAGAAATACGAGAACCAGGCTCGCGAAAATCTCGCTCGCTCCATAGCCCGGCTGAAAACTGGTGTTTGATGCGGCCTTTAATCCAGTGCCGACCGCATGGCATCGAACAAATTTTTGCCGGTGTTCACGGTGACCGGTTGTTTGGCTTTTTCATCCCCCAATTCCACTAGTTCTTCCGGCAGTTCCTTAAGAAATCCGGAGGGGTGGCACGGCATTACCTGGCCATACTTCTTGCGGCCCGTGCAATAGCTGATCGTGAGCGTCTGCATGGCGCGGGTAATCGCAACGTAAAACAACCGGCGTTCCTCATCTAGGGTTCCCTCAACCTTTGAACGGGAGTGGGGGAGCAAGCCATCCTCCAGACCCACAATGTAAACGTGTGGGAATTCCAAACCTTTGCAACTGTGCATGGTGATCAAAGTGACTGCTTCACCTTGGGCTTCCTTTTCCTCTTTGCGCTCGCTGTCCAGCGTCAATTCTTCAAGGAACGTCTGGAGCCGATCCGCCGGATCATTGGTCAACACCGGTTGATGAGTTCCATCGGGCCCGGCCACGATCGTGTGGTTGTCTTCGTCCAGTATGCCGGTTAAGTCCTTCAGGTTCCGAACGCGGTTATCGGCGGCCTCAGCCGTCTTTTCTGAACGCCGCAATTCCTCCAAATAACCTGTTTCGGTCAAAAACTTTTCAGCCCAGACTTTTAATGACATGCTTTGGCCACTGCTCAGTGGTGCCCGTGTTTCCTCCACAAACTTTACGAATTCTTCAATACTCTCCCGCGTTCTGGTTAGAAAGCTGGTGGTAACCATCGGGTTCTTCATCGCCTCGTAAACCGAACATTTGCGCTCATGACTGGCAGCCAACAGCCGTTCCATGGTGACATCGCTCAGGCCACGTGCTGGCACATTGGCGATGCGCAGCAAGCTGATATCATCATTTGGATTGATGAATAGCTTTAGATAAGCAAGGAAGTCTTTGATTTCACGCCGATCAAAATAACTCTGTCCGCCAATCAGATGATATCGTACCTGGCCTTGGCGCAATGCCGTTTCCAAGGCGCGCGATTGAATGTTGGTGCGGAATAAGATGGCCTGTTGGGACCATGGAATGCGGCTGGCGAGTCGCTTGAATTCGATCTGTTCAACGATTGCTTTCGCCTCCGCCTCATCGCTTTCAAAGGTATGCAGCGTGATTTTGGTTCCCTGACCTTTGTCTGACCAAAGCTGTTTGCCACGTCGGCGCAGGTTATTTTTGATGACCGCGTTTGCGGCCGTAAGAATTACATTTGTGGAGCGATAGTTCTGTTCCAGCTTAACCACCTTCACCTCCGGGAAATGCTTCTCCATATCAAGGAGATTGCTGATTTCCGCTCCGCGCCAGCCATAGATGCTCTGGTCATCATCACCGACCACGCATAGATTACGATGTTCCTTGGTCAAATAATGCACCAAACTGAATTGGGAGGCGTTGGTATCCTGATACTCATCGACCATGATGTAACGAAACCGGTTGCGACATGCTTCCAATGCATCTGGATGCTCTTCAAAAAGACGCAAGGTAAGCAGGATAAGATCGTCAAAGTCCACGGCATTACAGGCGCGCAGGGCCGACTCATAACGAGTCCGGATATGTTCCGCCATCGCTTTGATGCTTTCATCCGCAAACGCCGCAGCCTGGGAACCGCCGTTTTTGTATTTGCTAAGCATGGCCAGAATCGCCGCGGGATCAGTCTTTTCCCCTTTGGCAGAAACCTGGCTGAGAATCTTTTTGATCGCTCCCAGCTGCTCGGTTTGATCATAAATGACGAAATTCTTTTTGTAGCCGAGCTTCTCGATATGCTGTCGCAGGATCCTGACGCAGAGTGAGTGAAAGGTGCAAAGCGTTGGACGCTCAGGCTTTTCATCTCTGGATTTTTTTGATGGCCGCGGAATCAGCTTGTTAACACGCTCCTGCATTTCGCGGGCTGCCTTGTTGGTGAAGGTCACGGCCAGAATGCTGCCTGGTGCCACTCCACGTTCAATCATGTGGGCGATGCGAAAGGTAATCACTCGCGTTTTACCTGTGCCTGCTCCCGCGAGGATTAAAACCGGGCCGCGGATGGTCTCTGCCGCCATCCGCTGCTGCGGATTGAGTGTGCTCAAGTTCAACATCGCCCGCGAAGTGTAGGAGGAGTCTGGCTGAACGCAAGTCGCGGAAAAAATGCATCAGTTTTCGCAGTAATCCGGCGTTGTACTCATCCGCGCAAACACGCAAGAAAAAACTATCTGAAACCAGGGTGCCGGAGGCTCGTTCCTTTGGAGGCTTGGAAATTTTCGTATCTTCGTTTGATATTTACCGATCCCTACCGTCTTGAGATATTTAGGACCAACGTGGTGGGGTGCCGAACTCTCTACAACTTTGCAGGGCATCGCTCTCATGGCGAAAGCGCTCAGCCCTTCAAAGTGCTGCTCCCTTGCGATCGATTACAATTTCCGTTGGCCACGCTGCTGGAGACAACCTCGCCAGGTAAAGCACGGTTTCGGCCACATCTTCCGGTTGCAAATAGTCATGTCCCTTTTTGCCAGTCATGGGGGTTGCCACCATGGCCGGGCAAATCGCTGTTACCTTGATGTTGTCTTGCTTGCCCTCATCCGCCAAAGCTTGCGTCAGGGCTTGCACACCAAACTTCGAGGCACTATAGGCCCCAGTACCGGCCCACGCAAATTTGCCGGCGACGGAACTCAGGTTGATAATCATTCCGCGCGGTTCATTGTTTTTTGATTTGTTCCGTCTCATTTGCTTATAGGCGGCGCGCGCGCACCAGAAAGTTCCGTACAAATTCGTCTTAAGGATACGATCGAAGTCCTTCGTGGAAGTTTTTTCAATCGTATCTCCTCCGCCAACACCGGCACTGTTCACCAAAATGTGGATGGTTCCAAATGCTTTCACTGTTTCGCTAACCAGCCGTTCGCAATCTTCCTCCTTCGCGACATCCGCTTTTATTCCCAGCGTTGAAGTCCCATACTGCTGAATGAGTATCTGCGCAACTTTTTGGTTTTCCGCATGGCGGCGTGCGGTAATGACAATTTTTGCCCCCTCACGTGCCAAAGCGATTGCGATTGCCTTGCCGATCCCACTATTCCCGCCTGTTATAATGGCCACCTTTTCCTTGAATTCCATAATTCATTTGAATGGTGAAATCGACGCTGCCAATCGAGATGTGCTTGCCGCTTTATCTGACCGGTTTGGAGGCTGTGCACTCGAGATGGTAGCCGCGCCACAAAGGTGAGATGCATTTCTGGGATGTGGCAGAGAAACTTTTGAAATGGCTGGCTCTCATAATCCGCAGTAATTCACTCTTGCTTAACCCGCAAAAAGGAACGTTGCCTTCGCGCATATCCAGTGAAATCTGGAGGGTTTTGGGAAGGAATGGATAAATGGTTTTTCTAATTCTCCTCCGAATCCTCCGCGCTCGGGGCAGGGTGAGGATGTCCACTGCATCGAAGAAAAGTTTTCCACCGGGCTTCAGCCAATCATAAAAATTGTTGCAGATTTCCACGGTGACCGGACAGCCATTTCCAAACATTCCCAGCGAATAAATAAAATCAAAAGAACGGGAAGGAAATGACACCAGGTGAGCGTTGGCGCACCGAAGCTGGACATCTTTTATGGTGATGTCTCCCTGCCGTACCGGATTTTCAGCAATGCGGAGCATTTCTTCACAAATATCGATGCCCGTCAAATGCGTTATATTATTTAAACAATGAAAGTAACGACCGGTACCACAACCAAGATCCAAGGCTGAAACAGGCCGTCCAAAACTGGACGTAATTGTGCTGAGAATTTCCTTCAAATGTCGATGGTGGTCAGTGGTGATTTCAATCTCATCGTCACTCCGATATTTCGCAGCGATCATTCGATAGGATGCTGCGATATTCCCTCCTATTTCTTCATGATCCAATACTGTCGGTATGGTTCGATCTGTAAATACTTCGTTTTCGTATGGCACAACTTTTCTCCCGGAGGGTGATCAAGATTAGACAGGCTGCTTACCCTGGCAACCTGTTGTAATGAAGGTCATGTTTTAATGCACTGCCTTTTCAAGGATTTCACACTGTTGCTGGCGTATCCAACGCGCGCGCGCGAGCGAAGGAGGCTGCTCCACTCGCACCTCCCGCAGCGGCCGCGATAGCACTCAAAACCAGCATGCCAAAGGCACTCCAACCGGCAATTGATACTCCTTTGGCTGTTTTCTCGCCAACCACACGCGCTTTCTGTTCAACCTGGCCCTTGGTTTTCTGATAATCCTGGACCCAACGATCCACGGTGCGGTTTGCTTCGTCCTGGCTCATGTGGTTGTTTGACACCAGAAGGTTTACAACGGATTGACGGGCCTCCTGGTCGGAACCATCGCTTTTTAACAATTTGCCAACAGCAACGGTTAATTGGGCGTTTTCTTGCGCGGTGTTATCTTTCGAAACGGACTGGATATCTTGCTTGATGGAATCCGCGCCGCCCCCGGATGCCCCCTGCAGAGCAGAGCTAATTCCGCCCGCTCCACCAGAATCGTTCTGCATTGAAGCCACAGCTTCTCCGGCTCCAGGTATGGCCTGACCAAGCAGTTTGGCCCCACCACTAAGAATGCCACCAATGCCCATGGTCATGAGAATCAAGGTTAACAACGTGGTTGTTCCCCATGTTACCAGCCCATGCAGACTGCCTTCCCGGGCAAATCCCGCCATTCGACCCGCGACCCAGGCACCGCAAAACATTGAAATTAAGCTGGTTACTATCAACCAAATTGCGGCACCAATCCCGAAGCCTTGCCCAGGATTTTGCTGTGACAGGGGGCTTACAGCACTGGCACCTATGCTTATACCAAGTATGGTTAATACAAGATTTACCACCAAGGTGATGATTAATCCGGCAAAAATTGCCGCCCACGATATCCGTCTTAGAGCCGGTTGCCGTGGTATTACCGATTGTTCATATACAACTTCCTCTTTCATAATTTGCTCCTTCATCGGATGTCGAACTATTCTATAATTCTGAATTCCAGATTAGGGTCAAACTCATGTTCCTTCCGCAATCTCTTTATAAAAGATAACAAACAAGGAGCTTTCATTTTATGGGGTGTTGTGCCAATGACAGTTTTAACGTCCCCATGAAAGAAGCTTAATTTGAAAAATGGCCCCGAGTTAAGTTCCGTGATCAGTCTGCTTATTTTTAAAAGATGGGCGAATTCAAACCTCGGCGAGCGCTCGCGAATTAATGCTGGTCTTTGCCAGTTCGCTTAGTTTGCGATCTGTTTCCTCCTCTTCATCCAAAATTTGTCCCAACACTTGTTTAATATCATCCCGACCCATTTGTGAAGCCCACTGCATGATTGTGCGATAGCTGGCTATCTCATAGTGTTCGATCTTTTGAGCCGCGCCAATGATTGCCGCATCCTTGACTGGCGGAGTGACCTTGGAACTGAGGATTTCTTCAGCCTCTTTCAAAATGCCTCTCATGGCCTCGCAAACCTTTGCCTTTGGCGGCTGTCCGAGCATTTTAAAAACCTCCTCAAGCAGGTTTACGTGACCTTCTGTTTGTTGGAGATGCTCTTCGATGGCAGATCTTAA encodes:
- a CDS encoding ferritin-like domain-containing protein, encoding MQTIDSLDDMFLLEIKDLYHAEKQLTRALPKAARKAKSSELRSAIEEHLQQTEGHVNLLEEVFKMLGQPPKAKVCEAMRGILKEAEEILSSKVTPPVKDAAIIGAAQKIEHYEIASYRTIMQWASQMGRDDIKQVLGQILDEEEETDRKLSELAKTSINSRALAEV
- a CDS encoding class I SAM-dependent methyltransferase, whose product is MIAAKYRSDDEIEITTDHHRHLKEILSTITSSFGRPVSALDLGCGTGRYFHCLNNITHLTGIDICEEMLRIAENPVRQGDITIKDVQLRCANAHLVSFPSRSFDFIYSLGMFGNGCPVTVEICNNFYDWLKPGGKLFFDAVDILTLPRARRIRRRIRKTIYPFLPKTLQISLDMREGNVPFCGLSKSELLRIMRASHFKSFSATSQKCISPLWRGYHLECTASKPVR